The nucleotide sequence CGTCTCCTTAAATAAATAGGACGTGGtcaatttttctttgaaaattctACAGTCTATTGTTCTCTGTTTGATAATGATATTTTGGGTGATGAGGGTGTAGTTGGGAGGTAGAAACAATGTTGTAACAAGCTGCAGATGGTGCATTAATACAGTCTGCTGTTTGGTATGTCTCAGTGATAGGGCTTGTCTTTTACTCTGACCAATACAGTGCACCCCCTAGTTGAGAATGCTAGAAttgcatttaattaaaaaaatgaaatccatTACCCTGCGGGCCTGATCGGACCTCCTTGTGTGCCGGTTCTGGctcgcgggccgtatgtttgacacccctgcgcTAAACGGTTTATATTAACAATACGTACAGCCATCTTTGCAAAACATTTGGATGTTGTTTTATTAGTTGGGCAAAaagcagacacgctgctgaggccggctctaggatgacgtcataaAATGGGCGAAGCCAGTGCCTTAAAGTCAAGTTGTCTCACTTCTCAGTAAGAAAAGTAACTGTTAAAATAACTAATATCTTACAAAAATAaatcgttctttagtgtgccaaaggtaatatattatcatatatatatggatatacaGTGGTGagaggagccggtttagctcgtgctggtttgcggcgccttccgtccgtgaaaccagggttcgaatccgggctgctccctgttcccttctctacttctgtgccggtcccaagcccggttgctttgagaagggaggaagggcatccggcgtaaaacattgccaagtttaccatgcgacttgttcgctgtggcgacccctgacggCACAATCCGAAAGAGAAAGATGGATATACAGTGGTGGCCAAagttgttggtacccctcagttaaagaaagaaagtccacaatgctcactgaaatgacttgaaacattcaaaagtaacaagaaattaaaatttattgaagattaaataatcaaaatcagccattacttttgagttgttgattaacagaattatttaaaaaaaaataataacaataatgaaaaaaggctgaacaaaaatgatggtacctataacttaatattttgttgcacaaccttttgaggcaatcactttGTGCTGCTTTCACAAatattcagatctgggctcatagaaggccacttcagaatagtccaacgcttttctcttagccattcttgggggtttttggctgtgtgttttggatcgttgtcctgtaagaagacccatgacctgagactgagaccaagttttctgacactaggcagcacatttttcccagaatgccttgataatctggagatttcattttaccttgtacaacttcaagacaccctgtggcagatgcagcaaagcagccccaaaacagaactgagcctcctccatgtttcacagtagggacagtgttcttttggttggatgcttcatttttgactttaccatgtttgtctataattttgtttctaatgtcctgggacaattctctcctttgctgtgatgtcaattaaaggacatacctaagttcatcatgaccccctgggcaattagttcattagtttatttttttaaatatttctgttaatcaaaaacttaaaagtaatggctgattttgattattttatttttcaatacattttaatttattgttacttttgaacgtttcaagtcatttcagtgagcattgtggactttctttctttaactgaggggtaccaactattttttccaccactgtagtttattctgaaaggcttaagaaaagtatgacataggccctttaaataatttatttttatgcaacTGCTGTAAACTGTCAGCTCGAATTCTGACCTGAAAGACCTGTTAGTCTGCCTTttattagtaaaataaactCATTATTTAACCACTGCTattctaaattaaattaaattaatttaagagGCTTTGTGTGCTTTCCCACTCATCCATAACTAAGTAAAATAATGGCTAAAGGTTTAATGTATTGTCAGAGCTGTTTGTTATTAGAATaagtttaaagcacatattatcgTAAAATAGTATCTTCTCGCTGTTTAGAGGCAAAGTATATAATTATAAgtgaatctgctgcagcaggagaatCTTACTTGATACAAggtgtaatttattttgaaagtagaTGTTAAAGTTGTTATCCATAGAAAATTATAACGCAGGTATAATTAAATTCTTATAATATATTAAAGCAAAACGTTATAAACGAATCACTTTATAGTCACCGAACaacagtaaaatgttttttttctaaaaaattaaaaaatatatatttctataGAACATTACATGTTAAAAGAACAGCTCAAGgtactgtacataaaaacaaacacaaataaaagggAAATAATACTAAATagctaaagaagagagaacccagaagaCGCCATCTGCCCCGTCTTCCTGTTGGCTGGAGTGTCAGCATCCAAGCAACAAGAAcacaactcatccccagcaccTCCTCCCCCACAGCCCCCGAACCCTCGGGTCCAGTGCACCGGATGTGGGCACACTAGGCCAGGCCAGGCAGCTCGGAGGACCCAGGAACCGTGAAGTGGGATTTTGCAGTTCTCACATGGTTTTGGTtggtaagaaactggaccaaatgtcTATTTAAGCATTAAAAGATGCAGACCCCAAGCTATAGCAATTTTTAAGCTATTTTAGCCGTTTTCAGCATTTTGTTAGCTACTGAAGATGTCACAAGGAAGTTCCATTGCTTATTCCAGCatcttgttaaaaaaaggaattgactTGGTTTCAGCAGAAGTGACCCATTTCCATAACCAGTCAATGGTTAGATTTATGTCAACAAACTAATCTGGAAAAATCTCCCTGTGAACCGTTTGATGAGAAATACAGGTTTTGATCATCTGATGAAGATAGAGGCAGAGGAAGATAAATGCCCTGCTACTACGCAcccaggtcaaaggtcaaataCAATATTAACCTCAGCTTCAGCGTGACGTCACAGGGAGCACTTTTCAAACTTTTCGTCTTAACCCGATGAGTGAGTTTCTGCTACCTGACTGTTGTGACTTTATATGATGTTGCTCCGAGTTACCTTAGCGTGGGTGCTATCAGCGGGTCTCTTAATTAGGACAGACGACAGGGACACAGCTTTCGGGGCAAGAGCATTTACGTGTACTTTACTCTGAAACTCCTCATGGCATATACAGGCCGACAACACCATCTATTGGTGGCGGTGGTTATTACTGCTGTCTATCACAATATACCACATCCCTCTTTTCCCAAGACATGTTAGTCATAACATCTTCAACAGTTGTTTAAACACAAAAGCACCCTCTAAATAATTTGAACATTAGACGGTCTTATGCTCTTAACATAATGGCTAGGCAAATTCAGATTGTAAACAACCTTACATTTAACAATGTGCATCTTAGTGCAGTAGTCTGAAACATCGACATACAAACATTTAActtatttcttaaaatgtttcaaaacgAACATACTCTTTTCTTTTACGTAACTATTAAACCAATCAAAGCAACAGTATGAACACAAAACTGTCACATTAACTAGTCTCTGTATCTGGCAGGACGTATGACTGGTCGACCACTGCGTGTGAAGTACGGTGCTGTGTTTTCCATACTCTCAGAAGATGATTTCTGTGGGGAATCACATTCTGGTGGATCAACTGATTCTGGGTTTTGAGAGAATAGTCCATCCGAATCCAAATTCAGAGTTGTGTCCTTAAACAAACTTGAGTGTGTTTTCCTCAGATGCCTTCTGTTCCTCCTGAGAGTATTACCTGATGGTGTTCGCACGGTGTAGGAGCGTGGTTCCTCTCTTTGATGAACGATGACTGCTGGCTCCCAACCGCGGCGGGTTTGCATATGCACAGTGTCACCAGGAGATAGAACTGGTAGTGGTCTTGCACGCTTGTCAAAGTGTaacttttgctttgattgcaTGTCTCGTAGTTTTTCTGGGATGTTTTGTGGAGTTAACTGTCTCAACACATTACTAGAACATGGCAGGGTGCTGCGCAGGACTCTTCCCATCAACATTTGTGCGGGTGACAAGTTCAATCCAGTAACTGGAGTGTTTCTCAGTGACAACATCACTAGATGTGGATCAGTGACGGTCTGGATTGCTTTCTTTAGTGCATGTTTGACAGTCTTAATGGCTCGCTCCGCCATTCCGTTTGAAGAGGGAAAACCAGGGCTGGAATGAGTGAGCTTAATCTCCCAAGCATCTGCGAATGATTTCATCTCATAGCTGGCAAATGGAACATGGTCGCTCACTATTTCTTTGGGAATCCCGTGTCTTGCAAACACTGACTTCATCTTTTGAATGACAGAGTAAGCTGTTTTGTCTGGCAAGTTGAGAACCTCCGGGTATTTGGTCAGGTAATCAATTAACAACAGATACGGCTGACCCCCCAGCTCGAAAATATCTGCTCCAATTTTCATCCACGGCAGCTCCGGAATCATGTGTGGAACAAGTGGCTCCGCCTGGTTCTTTGGTTGCATTTGCTGGCACTGTTCACATTTTTGAATCATAGTCTCTATATCACTGGACATACCAGGCCAGTATAGCACTTTTCTTGCTTTAGCTTTCGTGCGCTGTATACCTTGGTGAGCCATGTGCAGTTTTTCCAGGATAGTTTGTCGGAAGTTCTGTGGTATCACGATCTTGTCTCCTACCATGACTATGCCTTTGTGAATGCTGATATTATGTCGCATGGGCCAATAGCAATATAGTGCTCTGTCTAAACTTTTACGTTTAGCTGGCCACCCATGAATGTGTTTTTCACACACAGCTTGTAGCTCACTGTCTGTTGCAACTGCTGTTCTCAGTCTATTGAGTGTGTCTTCACTCAGTGCCTCTGTAGCCTCTAATGCATACACAACTCTCTCATCACAGCCATTTTCACTTGTGGCGTCATTGTCACTGGTTGCTGTAGCACGAGAGAGGGCATCGGCTATGAACATGTGTTTGCCGGGCGTGTATGTGACAGTGAGTTCATACCTTTGCAGCTGTAACAGCATTCCTTGAAATCTGGCTGGTGCTTTGGACAGCGGTTTGCGCATGATCGCTTCAAGAGGCTTGTGATCAGACTGCACAGTCACTGGTCTTCCATAGACATACTGGTGGAATCTTTTGGTAGCAAACACAATGGCAAGCAGCTCTTTTTCAATTTGGGCGTATCTCTTTTCTGTGTCCGTGAGTGCTCGTGACGCATAACATACAGGTTGTCCATCCTGTAGCAGGCACGCACCCAGTCCATCTTTTGAAGAGTCTGCTTGTAGAGTCAAAGATTTAGTTTGGTCATAGAATCTCAGAACTGGAGCTTGAGTGAGCGCCGTCTTCAGTGTGCTTAACGCAGCTGTGTGGTGTGGTTGCCACTGCCACACAGTGTCCTTCTTTAGTAACTGCCTCAAAGGTGCAGTAACCGACGCTTCATTTGGGATGTACTGTGCCAAGAATTTTACCATTCCCAGAAGACGCTGGAGACTTTGTTTATCCTCTGGAGTTGGCATGTCAATAATGGCTTTGATCTTTGTGTCGTCCGCTTTCTGGCCTGCTGCAGTTATGATGTGACCCATGTATTTCACTGTGTCTACTTTGGCATGTCACCAAAAGTCTCACAGTTCTTTTGTTGAAAAACCTCGCTGGCAGACTTAATGCCAAATGGGAGCCGGAGGAAACGAAACCGGCCCCAAGGTGTGTTAAAGGTGCAGAGCTTAGAAGATGGCTCGTCCAGTTTGATCTGCCAGTAACCATCTTTTTCATCCAGAATGGTGAAGATTGATTTTCCTGCCAGTTTACTACGAACATCCTCATGTGTGGGGATAGAATAGTGCTGGCGTTTTACTGCTTGGTTCAGGTCACAAGGGTCCAAACACACCCTTAGTGTTCCAttctttttctgtgttgcaACCAGACTATTTACCCAATCTGTGGGCTCCTTGACTGgctttattacatttctgtcTTGTAAGTCTTTCAGTGTCTTTTTCAGTGGCTCCATTATGGACAGCGGAACATTTCTGCATGCATGAATCACAGGTGTGACGTTTGGGTCTATGTGTATGTGGTGAACTCCAGGAAACTCACCCAAGCCTGTGAAGACCTCTGCGTACTTCTTCCTTGGTTGCTGGTGGTTTGGTTGGCTGTGGAGACTTTGCTGCTGCGATTGTCCCAATTCGTTTCACCAGGTGCAGCTGTTCACAAGCTTTTCCACCTAGGATCGACTTATCTGCATGGCTGGACACCAGAAAGTCACACACAGCTTTACACTTCCTTGTTTCACATTCAAGAGAAACTACACCATCTATGCGGGTTCCACCAAAAGCTATGAGGACAGTCTTTGTGGGCTGTAATTGAGGAGCACCAGGCAGCTTTGCATAAACTGACTTGGGCAGAACATTTGCATCCACACCTGTGTCAAGTTTAAAAGTAACTTGCATGCCTTCAATGTTCACAGTTTCATTCCAACTACCATCTATGTCACTATCATCACTCCGCACCATGCCTATGTACAATGAGTCAACTTCAGTCTCAatgttgttcatgtttttcttgaagtagccttttttctctgcatttgttcTGCATACCTTGGAAAAGTGATTATTTTTTCCACACTTGTGACACGTTGCTCCATAAGCTGGACACTGTCGAGGCTCGTGCTTATTACCACATTTGGTGCAAACCACTTGCTTGTTGCTGCTCGTTCGGTGTTTGCCATGTACTGATTTATTGTGTCTTTGAGCTTTCTTCAACGTATCCACTGCTGTGTCGTGGGTGACAGGTGTTGACTGCACGACCTGGATCTGTGCATTGGCCACCTCACCTGATCTGCATATTTCTAATGCTTTACGAAGAGTGAGGTCATTTTCCCGAAGCAGTCTCTCTTTCAGTCTTGTGTCATTTATGCTGAACACCAACTTATCCCTGATCATGCCTTCCTCATCAGCTCCAAACTcacaatttttgcttttttgacgGAGCTCTGTGACATATCTGTCCACTGATATTCCTGACATCATTGGGTGTGACCAGAACTGATGGCGCTCAAATACAACATTCTTTTGTGGGCTACAGTAGTCTTTGAATGCTTTCAGAATGTCCTCCATCGTAAGTGCGTCTCCGGCTGGGGTAATAGCAAGTGTGTTGTACACTTCTAAAGCTTCCTCGCCGATGGTGTGAAGAAGAATGGctattttaaccttttcatctttttccaacGCACCTGTTGCAGTCATGTACAACTGGAATCTTTGTTCCCACCTGCGCCAAGTTTCTGACAGATTGAGCAGCAGCGGCGATGGCGGTTTGAACTGCTCCATGTTTTCAGCAAGGTGAACTATGCTAATTTAAGCTAGCTCACTTGCGTTGCTCGGCTGCAGTCTCCCTCTCACACGACAGCTtgcacttctgacaccatgttgTGACTTTATATGATGTTGCTCCGAGTTACCTTAGCGTGGGTGCTATCAGCGGGTCTCTTAATTAGGACAGACGACAGGGACACAGCTTTCGGGGCAAGAGCATTTACGTGTACTTTACTTCGAAACTCCTCATGGCATTTACaggccagatagagtcacagttttccagcccaaaagtcatctgaaaaccgccagaacccgggggggggggggggggggggggggggggggggggggggggggtgaattaCACATTCACAAATCACAGTCGTAGAAAGGGGATATTACTCGACTGGCTTTTCCACAGCTACCTGTCCAGTCTAAAAGCACAatcatatctatctatctatctatctatctatctatctatctatctatctatctatctatctatctatctatctatctatctatgattggaagaaacaacaatgtacagcttttgtagatttttttaaactgtcagagagatggaaacacgattcacacgcagctttccctgcgggagttgaagcagagactttctgggacgatctcatgaactcaaacatggaaacatgattaccaagtagaactcttcaaaataataaacctgatctctcctcattctccgtgtctaccatgcactgataaacacagacatgcagcgaTGAGACCATAACGTTAGctcgtagctccgcccacacgcgaccgCGGTGTCACCTTTAAACAAGGCAACTTCTAAGAGGAGGGGCGGGGCGGcaaacccccaacaacaggttagatgacagaaccCATTAAGCGTCTCTACatggtgcgttcacggagcttcagaacATAAGACTTCAACAACCactcagcctaacgtagtccgctattatatattcatgagggggaaaaacccgccgaacagaccctaaaaccgcccaaattatgcatacccgcccaaagccatttttacccgcaaatttagaacaaaaaccgcccaattgggcggaaaaccgcccaatctggcaacactgtatACAGGCCGACAGCACCATCTATTGGTGGCGGTGGTTATTACTGCTGTCTATCACAATATACCACACTGACAGAGTAAGCTGAGCTCAGCTAAGCGAAATCCCTGAAACTAAAATCCTTACGGAACGGGCCAGAACGTTATGACTCACCGGACCAGGTTGAGGGTCTCGGTCGAATCCAGGATCACATACACGGTGTGCGGCTGTGGGTCAAGATCGATCCCAGCTCGGGACAGGTCCGAGCAGATGCCTGACATATCTCCTGACATTTCTCCGGAGATCCCGACAATCACGGCAAGAAAAGAAATTTTGGCGAAAGTTTCCAAATAGAGGCAGCGGGACCGGAAGAGGAGGAACCGGTGGCGCTGTGCTGGAACGGACTTGTTTGGGAGTTAAGTCATAACCATAAACTCTgtaaaaactgacaaaactaCAGGAAGCGGATCCAGTGCTTTTCTAGACGACCAATAGAAGAGCCCTTCTGGTCATGCACAGCCAATCACCGCACGCGGAAGGGTGACGTCCGTTTGGGACAATAAGTTATATCGccagaggagacatcacgtgattcctcatgggagtGGAGCACCGCCAtgttggtgaggtcaagtcactgctgcagtgcatgcatgtgaacacattttttgcaatatGCCAGTTCATTATGTGGGTTTCAACAGCCAAAATCTGAgaaatgagtccatgaaggaggaaggcataacatttGACAGGTAAGaagtataatttatttattttaatgctgcaggggcttcattaatagaacacacTTCttgctaatcagcttaaaattaataaagaaaaatcaacaatcacttccaTCATTGACGAAAAAGGAGATGTCACTCGTGATCCGGTCAAAATCAATAccgcgtttaaagacttttataaaaacctatACACATCACAGATTAACCCATCAGAGCAAAGCATCAAGTCATTTCTAGATAAAATAAACTTACCATGATTAAGTCAAGATCAGATGACAAACCTAGACTTACCGCTtccgttgtctgagcttcatgaagctctgttacttatgtcacatggtaaagcaccagggcctgacggctttcctgctgagttttataaagaattctgggaacaactggcatcAACGTTTTTTGAAATGGTAACATTTATCAAGGAAAGCCCATCAATGCCATCTAACAAAAAACTCCGCCAACATAATTCTCCTCCTTAAACCAGATAAAGACCCCACTAGttcttcaagctatcgccccatttccttaatcaatgcagatgtaaaaattatctgcaaagcactagcacagagaatagaaaaaatcactcctcacataattcacctcgatcaaactggattcatcaaaggcagacactcggatgacaatgtccgcggactagttaacataatagactttgccaccattaaaaaacaggaaatgaccatactctcattggatgctgaaaaagcttttgacagagtaaactggaaaTTCCtgattgctgccctccataagtttgggtttggagaatcattcgtcaattggattaaaatattatatcacaaccccaatgcatcagttagaactaataaacagacttcaaacaggttttttcttggaagaggaatcagacagggttgcccactctccccctctctttttgctaaatttattgagcctctagctgcagcaataagacagaatgagagcattaaaggaattacaACCAAACACAggcatcataaaattagtctctatgcagatgacatattactgtttttaagtaatttacattctgtaaatgaaacggtaacaattattaatgaattctcctccatatcagactacttaattaattggaataaatctgttttattaccagtgaagagtaatgcggagcaaagacgaaaattgttcaaaacattagactcatccatatcaagctttttatggaacaataaacctgcaagaatttgtctaaaaactttaaaatctgcaaaaagctgtggaggcttagaattacctaacttccacaaatactttcttgcaaatagagtacaatacatcttaaaatggttaaaaaataatccagaaaccaactcatggttagacttggaacaagCGTTATGtgaaaagatcaacctgtcagatctaccatttattagccaaacagtaaaaaacaggattgtttccaaagtattaatataaatgccactttaagagcctggtgggaatttgtcaaaatatcaaaatcatcaattcaacaaaaaataacacccatctggaacaaccggagaaaggtagtttgccatctctcggtcggtggagtgtccttgccccaggtggaggagtttaaatatcttggggtcttgttcacgagtgagggaaaatcggagcgtgagattgacaggcggatcggagcagcgtccgtagttatgcggtcgctctatcggtccgtcgtggtgaagagagagctgagccgaaaagcaaagctctcaatttaccggtcgatctacgttccagtactcacctatggtcatgagctatgggtcatgaccgaaagaacgaggtcccgaatacaagcggctgaaatgagcttcctccgcagggtggctgggcgctcccttagagatagggtgagaagctcggtcacccgcggagagctcggagtagaaccgcttctcctccacatcgaaaggagccagttgaggtggctcgg is from Oryzias latipes chromosome 7, ASM223467v1 and encodes:
- the LOC101174799 gene encoding uncharacterized protein LOC101174799 isoform X2, encoding MEQFKPPSPLLLNLSETWRRWEQRFQLYMTATGALEKDEKVKIAILLHTIGEEALEVYNTLAITPAGDALTMEDILKAFKDYCSPQKNVVFERHQFWSHPMMSGISVDRYVTELRQKSKNCEFGADEEGMIRDKLVFSINDTRLKERLLRENDLTLRKALEICRSGEVANAQIQVVQSTPVTHDTAVDTLKKAQRHNKSVHGKHRTSSNKQVVCTKCGNKHEPRQCPAYGATCHKCGKNNHFSKVCRTNAEKKGYFKKNMNNIETEVDSLYIGMVRSDDSDIDGSWNETVNIEGMQVTFKLDTGVDANVLPKSVYAKLPGAPQLQPTKTVLIAFGGTRIDGVVSLECETRKCKAVCDFLVSSHADKSILGGKACEQLHLVKRIGTIAAAKSPQPTKPPATKEEVRRGLHRLGVESGIVADIEVEDFIPADCDTFYQIKSQPIAISSSTAPSSSSSSSLLQPVMLSRVLMRQDLMRQQVLEQEQKMEVQQQRCNTSSSPIPVSVLPCTPAQVPLEVLKVQTHLENPTKYHIQEAQRQQVRQYLSATKSANQKPALPLSHVSELGLVSRQPMESTSEQKLPENVQDVSGGQEVPSAAISNSCPANLHVIKKELSEDEAKALMKDRQKKNNHNLIERRRRFNINDRIKELGVLIPKSSDITSPVPLDMLSINFWSKS
- the LOC101174799 gene encoding transcription factor E3 isoform X1 encodes the protein MEQFKPPSPLLLNLSETWRRWEQRFQLYMTATGALEKDEKVKIAILLHTIGEEALEVYNTLAITPAGDALTMEDILKAFKDYCSPQKNVVFERHQFWSHPMMSGISVDRYVTELRQKSKNCEFGADEEGMIRDKLVFSINDTRLKERLLRENDLTLRKALEICRSGEVANAQIQVVQSTPVTHDTAVDTLKKAQRHNKSVHGKHRTSSNKQVVCTKCGNKHEPRQCPAYGATCHKCGKNNHFSKVCRTNAEKKGYFKKNMNNIETEVDSLYIGMVRSDDSDIDGSWNETVNIEGMQVTFKLDTGVDANVLPKSVYAKLPGAPQLQPTKTVLIAFGGTRIDGVVSLECETRKCKAVCDFLVSSHADKSILGGKACEQLHLVKRIGTIAAAKSPQPTKPPATKEEVRRGLHRLGVESGIVADIEVEDFIPADCDTFYQIKSQPIAISSSTAPSSSSSSSLLQPVMLSRVLMRQDLMRQQVLEQEQKMEVQQQRCNTSSSPIPVSVLPCTPAQVPLEVLKVQTHLENPTKYHIQEAQRQQVRQYLSATKSANQKPALPLSHVSELGLVSRQPMESTSEQKLPENVQDVSGGQEVPSAAISNSCPANLHVIKKELSEDEAKALMKDRQKKNNHNLIERRRRFNINDRIKELGVLIPKSSDMEARWNKGTILKASVDYIRKLQKDQQRARDLEERQKKLESTNRFLLLRIQELEQQARQHGLLSSSSVDPQTFLLSPFPPPISSSFSLTSLSLGEDALSFVEQDDTLEACNVFSPDLMCDLGLTEMHGLQGLLMEDIQGGVASDPLVVCGASKTTSRSSSFSMDEDL